A genomic stretch from Vulpes lagopus strain Blue_001 chromosome 11, ASM1834538v1, whole genome shotgun sequence includes:
- the LOC121501487 gene encoding olfactory receptor 10K2-like → MERGNETLVREFIFLGFSSLAGLQRLLFVAFLPLYLFTLGTNAIIISTIVLDRALHTPMYFFLAVLSCSETCYTFVIVPKMLVDLLAQKKTISFVGCAIQMFTFLFLGCSHSFLLAAMGYDRYVAICNPLRYTELMGPRVCVGLVATACACGLTIAQIITSLVFYLPFHSSNQLHHYFCDIPPVLKVASQHTHLSQIVITMLCALVLVIPLLLILVSYIHIISAIVQFPSTLGRYKAFSTCASHLIVVTIHYGCASFIYLRLKSTYSSSQDALISVSYTMLTPLFNPLIYSLRNKEFRSALRRAVQRIISLPQC, encoded by the coding sequence ATGGAGCGGGGCAATGAGACCCTGGTGAGGGAGTTCATCTTCCTTGGCTTCTCTTCTCTGGCCGGGCTGCAGCGGCTGCTCTTCGTCGCCTTCCTGCCCCTCTACCTGTTCACTCTGGGCACCAATGCCATCATCATTTCCACCATCGTGCTGGACAGAGCCCTGCACACCCCTATGTACTTCTTCCTGGCCGTCCTCTCCTGCTCCGAGACCTGCTACACCTTTGTCATCGTCCCCAAGATGCTGGTGGACCTGCTGGCCCAGAAGAAGACCATCTCCTTTGTGGGCTGTGCCATCCAGATGTTCACCTTCCTCTTCCTCGGCTGCTCTCACTCCTTCCTGCTGGCAGCCATGGGGTATGACCGCTACGTGGCCATCTGTAACCCTCTGCGCTACACAGAGCTCATGGGACCCCGGGTGTGTGTGGGACTCGTGGCCACTGCCTGTGCCTGTGGCTTGACTATTGCACAGATTATCACCTCCCTGGTGTTTTACCTGCCGTTCCACTCCTCCAACCAGCTGCATCACTACTTCTGCGACATCCCTCCTGTCCTCAAAGTGGCGTCTCAACATACCCACTTGAGTCAGATTGTCATTACCATGCTCTGTGCATTGGTCCTGGTTATCCCTCTGCTACTGATTTTGGTATCCTATATTCACATCATCTCTGCCATCGTCCAATTTCCTTCCACATTAGGCAGATACAAAGCTTTCTCCACCTGTGCGTCCCACCTCATTGTTGTCACCATTCATTATGGTTGCGCCTCCTTTATCTACTTAAGGCTCAAGTCCACCTACTCCTCAAGCCAGGATGCTCTCATATCAGTCTCCTACACCATGCTCACTCCACTGTTCAACCCACTGATTTATAGCCTCAGAAATAAAGAGTTCAGGTCAGCGCTTCGCAGAGCTGTGCAAAGAATCATTTCCCTGCCACAATGTTAA
- the LOC121471510 gene encoding olfactory receptor 10T2: MHGVNRTTMVTRFVLVGFSSLGELQLLLFVIFLLLYLTILLANATIMAVIRCSRTLHTPMYGFLFILSFSESCYTFVIIPQLLVHLLSATKSISFVACAAQLFFFLGFACTNCFLIAVMGYDRYVAICQPLRYTLVMNKRLGLGLVSLSGVTGFFIALVATNLICDMPFCGPNRVNHYFCDMAPVIKLACTDTHVKELALFSLSILVIMVPFLLILISYGFILNTILKIPSAEGKRKAFATCASHLTVVIVHYGCASIIYLRPRSKSASDKDQLVAVTYTVVTPLLNPLVYSLRNQEVKTALKRVLGMPVATKKKDESVYVPHCPMLG, encoded by the exons ATGCACGGTGTCAATAGAACCACTATGGTTACGCGGTTTGTCCTGGTGGGCTTCTCTAGCCTGGGGGAGCTCCAGCTACTGCTGTTTGTCATCTTCCTTCTCCTGTACTTGACAATCCTACTGGCCAATGCCACAATCATGGCTGTTATCCGCTGCAGCCGGACTCTACACACCCCCATGTATGGTTTCTTAttcatcctttccttttctgaatcCTGCTACACATTTGTCATCATCCCTCAGCTGCTGGTCCACCTGCTCTCAGCCACCAAGAGCATCTCCTTTGTGGCCTGTGCTGCCcagcttttcttcttccttggctTTGCCTGCACCAACTGCTTTCTCATCGCTGTGATGGGGTATGACCGCTACGTGGCAATTTGCCAGCCTCTGAGGTATACACTTGTCATGAACAAAAGGCTAGGGTTGGGGTTGGTTTCCCTGTCTGGAGTCACAGGTTTCTTCATTGCTTTGGTGGCCACCAATCTCATCTGTGACATGCCTTTCTGTGGCCCCAACAGGGTCAACCACTACTTCTGTGACATGGCACCTGTTATTAAGTTGGCCTGCACAGACACCCATGTGAAAGAACTGGCTCTATTCAGCCTCAGTATCTTGGTGATCATGGTGCCTTTCCTGCTAATTCTCATCTCCTATGGCTTCATCCTTAATACCATCCTGAAGATCCCCTCGGCTGAGGGGAAAAGGAAGGCCTTTGCCACCTGCGCCTCCCACCTCACAGTGGTCATTGTGCACTACGGCTGTGCCTCCATCATCTACCTGAGGCCCAGATCCAAGTCTGCCTCAGACAAGGATCAGTTGGTGGCAGTGACCTATACTGTGGTTACTCCCCTGCTTAATCCCCTTGTCTACAGTCTGAGGAATCAGGAGGTGAAGACTGCCCTCAAAAGAGTTCTGGGGATGCCTGTGGCAACCAAG AAAAAGGATGAGTCGGTCTACGTGCCACATTGTCCAATGCTTggctaa
- the LOC121471473 gene encoding T-cell surface glycoprotein CD1e, membrane-associated-like: MPLLLLLLFGGLVQRGAITGASQGAGPPHPATEEPPSFRVLQTSSFANLSWAYTQGAGWLGELQTHGWDNVQDTIRFLWPWSRGNFSAVELKNLQSLFALYFHGFPIEVQAFARYFQFEYPFELQMSAGCRLHAGKASESFLNGAYQGSDFLSFQGNSWYPSPGAGSRARKVCEMLNKYQDIKEIVKNLIGHICPQFLAGILEAGKAELGRQVRPEAWLSADPSPGPGRLRLVCHVSGFHPKPVRVTWMRGKQEQRGTRRGDVLPHADGTWYLQATLDVAAREAAGLSCRVKHSSLGGQDLVLHWGGGNSALLTLSGLAAVVTLLALPVVHACCKKCSSNRKAPAPSPDSPTGTNTHKPRTSGHQLYTPQESWVKNRFLEKLKASLNRLWQR; encoded by the exons ATGccactcctgctgctcctgctcttcGGGGGACTTGTCCAGCGCGGGGCAATCACAGGGG CATCCCAGGGCGCAGGACCCCCTCATCCAGCCACAGAAGAGCCCCCCTCCTTCCGCGTGCTGCAGACGTCCTCCTTTGCCAACCTCAGCTGGGCATACACGCAAGGTGCGGGCTGGCTGGGCGAGCTGCAGACGCATGGCTGGGACAATGTCCAGGACACCATCCGCTTCCTGTGGCCCTGGTCCCGGGGGAACTTCAGCGCAGTGGAGCTAAAGAATCTGCAGAGCCTGTTCGCGCTGTATTTCCATGGTTTCCCCATCGAAGTGCAGGCCTTTGCACGTTATTTTCAGTTTGAAT ACCCCTTCGAGCTCCAGATGTCAGCCGGCTGTAGACTGCATGCTGGGAAGGCCTCGGAAAGCTTCTTGAATGGAGCGTATCAAGGCTCAGATTTTCTGAGTTTCCAAGGAAACTCCTGGTACCCATCTCCAGGAGCGGGGAGTCGGGCTCGGAAGGTCTGTGAGATGCTCAACAAGTACCAAGATATTAAGGAAATCGTGAAGAACCTCATTGGCCATATCTGTCCTCAGTTCCTGGCGGGGATCCTTGAAGCAGGAAAAGCAGAGCTGGGGCGACAAG TGCGACCCGAGGCCTGGCTGTCTGCTGatcccagccctgggcctggccgTCTGCGGCTGGTGTGCCACGTCTCCGGCTTTCACCCCAAGCCTGTGCGGGTGACGTGGATGCGGGGCAAGCAGGAGCAGCGGGGCACCCGGCGAGGCGACGTCCTGCCCCATGCTGACGGCACGTGGTATCTCCAAGCGACCCTGGATGTGGCAGCCCGGGAGGCGGCCGGCCTGTCCTGCAGGGTGAAGCACAGCAGTCTAGGGGGCCAGGACCTGGTCCTCCactggg GAGGTGGAAACTCAGCCCTGCTGACCCTCAGTGGCCTGGCAGCCGTGGTCACCCTGCTCGCGCTGCCCGTGGTGCACGCCTGCTGTAAAAAGTGCAG CTCAAATCGGAAGGCCCCTGCACCCAGTCCTGACTCGCCCACGGGGACCAACACCCACAAGCCCAGGACGTCTGGACACCAGCTCTACACACCACAGGAATCATGGgtcaaaaatagatttttagagAAATTGAAAGCAAGCCTAAATCGACTCTGGCAACGTTAG